In Amphiura filiformis chromosome 2, Afil_fr2py, whole genome shotgun sequence, one DNA window encodes the following:
- the LOC140146245 gene encoding LOW QUALITY PROTEIN: zinc finger homeobox protein 3-like (The sequence of the model RefSeq protein was modified relative to this genomic sequence to represent the inferred CDS: deleted 3 bases in 2 codons; substituted 1 base at 1 genomic stop codon) has translation MATAAEHLMLDNIVKKALDSNNDNLGMDPTMPGSNGIDKNNGNCPSTTNKHLANNCNMAVSEPTGKSNMDVKLNGDMEENNEDGAATDDGTSPKEVSCGKCQMKFTSLQRYMEHSCTAMPLILSNHVEGEEPFSGDESELSDIENFEGDIVYNPDGSAFLVDNKNSNQGPKDGPNAETKAVKDNVPSVFPRIVNSLHIPAYMTGLAPFGMGMQGHYTTPIVHSFRVYDVRSGKSETQGDGNDKDSKPSAKLELEQRGSGDGSGGKPILMCFLCKLSFGFSKSFIAHASNEHKMSLNEDEKKIMARKAQSAIIQGLGKEKNPLISFLEPSAAKPQSTSLANVKPPNNFLPSVYTSSSLPTSVSYMLPSTISTSAPPTTSHTTTSEALQIQRQGSSSNTQNLTTASSRSSMGGNHASSPEITNIMAAKQSNISNSTETATANANHHNNDSAKDEGKSNGPRHAVEKSEPMSSNHRTEITSPVDHQTHSKPALRLETKDSKRLAEEGSALIDGIEARIQHALNQDSEHDKDDSNLSVADSKDRVLPSASPFLDERSRGTPCSVSSQDGVTQDSISASHPGLSYDDHHHHHHNHARHSSSVECPKCDMVLGSSRSLGGHMTMMHSRNSCKTLKCPKCNWHYKYQQTLEAHMKEKHPDNENKCVYCETNQPHPRLSRGETYTCGYKPYRCEVCNYSTTTKGNLSIHMQSDKHLNNVQELQNGGEHLFMQTKMPHHHSHPSHAHHASHGSHTSHGSHTSHGSHTSHDDTAKSKPKHTWRCDVCDYETNVARNLRIHMTSEKHIHNMMAIQQNVSQMQQEMQTNLANYQAEEPMYMYLAQNMLPMMAAGGASTPEGMEMSMMANYQYDPVTYAALMGNMAMGMTADQDNQDQPTGPEDPAFNEPLRLYQCSVCNKFSTDDLEELQDHVHHRDRSQPNEQLWRLVLGDVQQCALCNYTTQVKANFQLHMKTDKHQQKLQLFNHIREGGKQNEWRLKYMNVGNPIQVRCNACDYYTYSVDKLQSHAHPGNYRHETSLKLFRHLQKINITVNVESRRYRCPLCNYTTKAKLNLIQHVQSLQHIKNEERMLLKRSAPEAPSTSSEPAAASEGALDLSKKDKPSPPIRGTRSPEMKIEGGEIPAKKNRVAEPSAAAAVGRVKLETARSPNTTQIFTCPYCKYSSIDQQRITAHVMSQHSIKPQPILRCPLCQEVCTNKINLEVHLMEIHSVSRDCIQGLMMNVDSNPKPEFSPMLPGGIPGVTAAASQLQASAAAVPPTYMTSNPAMEALAQAGMKSPNSALEAASAASLQSAEAINTDVADQARDSPASDIDSNDLYRCQKCHQNFGNIDLLYSHQNKVCPLMEQDTPGGPGFLCWKKGCNQYFKTASALQMHFKEIHAKRQQTSVSDRHLYKFRCTQCSLAYKTEEKLHNHMQYHFLRAATKCPICQRSFRSISALEGHIESNHQGFSKTELLQLYNPTVPNGDIPGIAPFIAPKEERSSETPEIEGSEADSQFSNDLADGGNDTSADDDDESSQDFNVPDEASYLDPNNKYKCHRCRVGFLKQPDLSSHNKSLQHRKGDKSNQAFSLQKYWDPNRPYKCDVCKESFTQKNILLVHYNSVSHLHKLKQSLSETSEQDASSDQGDNKPYKCTLCKVSYSQAATLDTHMRSVLHQSRAAKHESSTSAAAPDNKEGGEDRERDRSTTEQSIINTIIENGLAGNPTSAQQLLTQAMQAQEAQVAQYQQMQLQQLQQLQLQQLQQAHLQHHSQLQQAQAYLQQQASSGHMDLNSALQMELALAQLAGYPMHMMYPNQMSTAPPNVFACNQCASVFVSQEALTQHQQTSCGATKAEAQAQAAAAQQAETDPSSDPSQARPQSDPQQQPPQSESPPTPISPSTIQKPMMTEGSKRIRKSQVQRKLLEGYGYDLVQQFNESRQGLPASIAAEDKYQCAHCRRQFSSIFVYKAHLEEIHKKVLPNEEIEKYSKKFMDILIAAANEESDSDKGEEEMEQDKSESEREIEPKKEVEEKELEMAPKSETPMSSVSNDDTQSNTSTAAQMTASQILQQAQLGSALASTPPVPTSSSSQVMPPPPSPQMFMANPFPFAMMQGSAMQGYPSVPVHPMQASVAGAHTPNIPAMQAVQYIDPNYMQKSNKRARTRISDDQLKILRAYFNINNSPTEEQITEMSDKSGLPQKVIKHWFRNTLFKERQRNKDSPYNFNNPPTTSLLDAKKEPRPISPIPGSQNSGSSRRSGRTRFTDYQIKVLQEFFENNAYPKDDDLDHLSRMLNLSPRVIVVWFQNARQKARKIFENQPLRDTEIDNTGSTRYKRTPGLNYQCNKCLLVFQRFYELIRHQKQHCFKDDESLQNSSQISPPLRVGSESSQGSSTRPASESSTSSKEEKTVKTEPEAKSDKPGSHREDGPVVHYQCEQCSLVFPHFKQWQEHQQVHMMSMGMFGSYMSPQQMQSPYNMMYMPYEAMNGMTQEQYLQYMKAATGQTPPEASPSKDRTLSEASDDTAISASESSDPQDPSKDKRLRTTISPAQLDILYAKYQEDSNPTRRMLDMISKEVGLKKRVVQVWFQNTRARERKGQFRLSAPNQTRKCPFCRALFKARTALEAHIKMRHFDQQLTPGQLEAILSQPPTLGGGDFPPSSPDPFAKPFADHGLLGKRPEEWVYDDNSRESFVSQEGRSQELLAESPPKHRWLESRDVQFKPQLDRDGAQSPEKSKVSPEKSTSSQEGRSLAENNNVHESGSSGDVRDKVPSRDGSDLSPQPGEGSEEVVNSVSRDSDMMSPTSSTMGDDTFETTLSEAGSMGPSEDSNLDDVERRREANKRYRTQMNQVQLKVLKHCFTDYRTPTMHECELLGQEIGLPKRVIQVWFQNARAKDKKTKCNVTKHFGMIGSGGSDGGPEKCGLCNVKYSMTMSVRDHVFTEVHIHNVKKHINRNIEKETGETSSLVLPVAPTDGQPQTTQNPEAAVASQAPTSEQLQQAMLQQSMLNPAMAAQMHALQAMGAHMLPPQVAAMMPNASAGKPTEGEKPKKDKKEKGTPEEEAQRAAQAQHAAMTGQMSHQDAALMQYLYGGMAPYYAQMQMMYPMYAMGQEAMYAYDPALQGSVPPXYYKPTRAANPHAAAQLQGLGAKPGTKTSASPSPKPSSSSTTKPNSAVRASKDKFILWPNSSANRYLCRKCERDVFTDRDSVTSHQLSSCYLGQVVNIDETVEKLPTNRFLCQVCPREALITEEDVHRHLQTPNHEKKAARHRALSSASSSSRSSKPSTESSSSDKST, from the exons ATGGCTACAGCAGCCGAACATCTCATGCTTGATAATATCGTGAAGAAGGCCCTCGATTCTAACAACGATAATCTAGGGATGGATCCCACCATGCCTGGCAGCAATGGCATCGACAAGAACAACGGCAACTGTCCGTCAACAACGAACAAGCACCTTGCGAATAACTGCAATATGGCAGTGTCCGAACCCACCGGCAAATCCAACATGGACGTCAAGTTGAATGGCGACATGGAAGAGAACAACGAAGATGGTGCTGCGACAGACGACGGGACTTCCCCTAAGGAGGTGTCGTGCGGCAAGTGTCAAATGAAATTTACCAGTCTACAGCGGTATATGGAACACAGTTGCACGGCAATGCCTTTGATACTGTCCAATCACGTTGAAGGGGAGGAGCCCTTCAGCGGCGATGAAAGTGAACTTAGTGATATAGAAAACTTTGAGGGCGACATTGTGTATAACCCAGATGGGTCTGCGTTTCTCGTCGATAATAAAAACTCGAATCAGGGGCCAAAAGATGGACCAAATGCCGAAACAAAGGCTGTTAAAGACAATGTACCGTCCGTGTTTCCCCGAATTGTGAATTCGTTACACATACCTGCATATATGACAGGACTAGCACCATTTGGAATGGGCATGCAGGGACATTATACCACCCCAATCGTGCACAGTTTTCGTGTATACGATGTGAGATCGGGGAAATCGGAAACGCAAGGCGACGGCAACGATAAAGACAGTAAACCCAGTGCAAAATTAGAGCTGGAGCAGCGAGGTAGTGGTGACGGCAGTGGTGGCAAACCAATTCTTATGTGTTTTCTCTGCAAACTTTCATTTGGATTTTCAAAATCCTTCATTGCTCATGCCAGTAACGAGCATAAAATGTCTTTAAACGAGGACGAGAAGAAGATCATGGCGCGCAAAGCGCAATCTGCCATTATACAGGGTCTCGGGAAAGAAAAGAACCCGCTTATATCATTTTTGGAGCCAAGCGCAGCTAAACCTCAAAGCACATCACTAGCAAATGTAAAACCTCCTAACAATTTTTTGCCATCTGTGTACACGTCGTCTTCACTCCCTACATCGGTTAGTTATATGCTCCCATCTACCATCAGTACTAGTGCACCCCCAACTACCAGTCATACTACTACCTCGGAAGCTTTGCAGATACAAAGGCAGGGCAGCAGCAGCAACACACAAAACCTCACAACAGCATCATCTCGCAGCAGCATGGGTGGGAATCACGCTTCTTCACCGGAGATAACCAACATCATGGCTGCCAAGCAGTCTAATATTAGTAACAGTACTGAGACAGCGACAGCTAACGCTAATCATCACAACAACGATTCGGCTAAGGATGAGGGTAAAAGCAACGGACCAAGACACGCAGTAGAAAAATCTGAGCCCATGAGCTCAAACCATAGAACTGAAATAACTTCCCCAGTGGACCACCAGACACACAGTAAGCCTGCCCTCAGATTGGAGACAAAAGACTCTAAACGATTAGCTGAAGAGGGCAGCGCCCTCATAGATGGTATTGAAGCTAGGATACAGCATGCATTAAATCAGGATAGTGAACATGATAAAGACGATAGTAATCTATCAGTAGCTGATTCAAAAGATAGAGTGCTACCTTCGGCTAGTCCATTTCTTGACGAAAGATCTCGAGGAACACCATGTTCGGTGTCCTCTCAAGATGGTGTTACACAAGATAGCATCAGTGCTAGTCATCCTGGACTTAGCTACGAcgaccatcaccaccaccaccataatCATGCACGTCATAGCAGCAGTGTAGAATGCCCAAAGTGTGACATGGTTTTAGGTTCATCACGATCTCTAGGAGGTCACATGACCATGATGCATTCGAGGAACTCGTGCAAGACTTTGAAGTGTCCCAAATGTAACTGGCATTACAAGTACCAGCAAACATTGGAAGCACATATGAAGGAAAAGCACCCAGATAATGAGAACAAATGCGTTTATTGCGAGACCAACCAGCCCCACCCGAGGCTATCACGTGGCGAGACGTACACCTGCGGCTACAAACCGTACCGCTGCGAAGTTTGTAACTATTCCACCACGACGAAAGGTAATCTGAGTATCCACATGCAGTCGGATAAACATCTGAACAATGTGCAAGAGTTACAAAATGGCGGTGAGCATCTGTTTATGCAGACTAAAATGCCGCATCACCACAGCCACCCGAGTCATGCACACCATGCATCCCACGGATCGCACACATCCCACGGATCGCACACATCTCACGGATCGCACACATCCCACGATGACACAGCCAAATCTAAACCAAAGCATACGTGGCGATGCGATGTGTGTGATTACGAAACCAACGTGGCACGCAATCTACGTATTCACATGACCAGCGAGAAACACATCCATAACATGATGGCTATACAGCAGAATGTCTCCCAAATGCAGCAGGAGATGCAGACCAACTTGGCTAATTACCAAGCCGAGGAGCCCATGTACATGTACCTAGCTCAAAACATGCTGCCTATGATGGCTGCCGGTGGGGCATCAACTCCGGAAGGAATGGAGATGTCCATGATGGCCAACTACCAATATGATCCCGTTACATATGCTGCACTGATGGGTAATATGGCGATGGGGATGACGGCGGATCAAGACAATCAAGACCAGCCTACAGGACCTGAAGATCCGGCGTTCAACGAACCATTACGGTTATACCAATGCTCAGTTTGTAATAAATTCAGTACCGATGATCTGGAGGAGCTTCAAGATCATGTCCATCACCGAGATCGTAGCCAGCCAAACGAACAGCTATGGAGACTAGTCTTGGGCGATGTACAACAATGTGCTCTATGTAATTACACGACGCAGGTCAAGGCGAATTTCCAGTTGCATATGAAAACCGATAAACATCAACAAAAACTGCAGCTGTTCAATCACATCAGAGAGGGCGGTAAACAGAATGAGTGGCGACTCAAGTATATGAATGTTGGCAATCCGATCCAGGTACGCTGCAATGCATGCGATTACTACACATACAGTGTTGACAAGCTACAGTCCCATGCTCATCCTGGCAATTACCGGCACGAAACCAGTTTGAAGTTGTTCCGACATCTGCAGAAGATTAACATTACTGTGAACGTCGAATCGAGACGATACCGATGTCCCCTATGTAATTACACCACAAAGGCTAAACTGAACTTGATTCAACATGTGCAATCTCTACAACATATAAAGAACGAAGAAAGAATGTTGTTGAAGAGATCTGCGCCAGAAGCGCCCTCAACTTCGTCCGAACCCGCTGCAGCATCAGAAGGTGCATTGGATCTATCCAAGAAGGACAAACCCTCACCACCGATTCGAGGGACAAGATCACCAGAGATGAAAATAGAAGGAGGTGAAATTCCAGCCAAGAAAAACAGAGTAGCAGAACCAAGTGCTGCTGCTGCTGTCGGCAGAGTTAAACTAGAAACAGCACGAAGCCCGAACACAACGCAAATTTTTACCTGCCCTTATTGCAAATATAGCAGTATAGACCAGCAAAGGATCACAGCACATGTAATGTCACAACACAGTATTAAACCTCAGCCGATTTTACGATGCCCGCTATGCCAAGAAGTCTGCACCAATAAGATCAACTTAGAGGTCCATCTAATGGAGATACATAGTGTAAGCCGAGATTGTATTCAAGGGTTAATGATGAACGTAGATTCGAACCCGAAACCGGAATTCTCTCCCATGTTGCCAGGAGGCATTCCAGGGGTGACCGCCGCAGCCAGCCAGCTACAAGCCAGCGCAGCAGCTGTTCCACCGACATACATGACTTCTAATCCAGCAATGGAAGCCCTTGCACAAGCCGGTATGAAAAGTCCCAACTCTGCTTTGGAAGCGGCCTCAGCAGCCTCCCTTCAGAGCGCAGAGGCTATTAATACCGATGTAGCTGACCAAGCTCGAGATTCACCAGCAAGTGATATAGATAGCAACGACTTGTACCGATGCCAAAAATGCcatcaaaattttgggaatatcgACCTACTGTACAGTCACCAGAACAAGGTGTGTCCACTGATGGAGCAGGATACACCAGGTGGCCCAGGGTTTCTATGTTGGAAGAAGGGCTGCAACCAGTACTTCAAAACTGCTTCAGCACTTCAGATGCACTTTAAAGAGATTCATGCAAAGCGACAGCAGACATCAGTATCCGACCGACATCTGTACAAATTCAGATGCACACAATGCAGCTTGGCGTACAAGACCGAGGAGAAACTGCACAATCACATGCAGTATCATTTCTTACGGGCCGCTACTAAATGCCCAATCTGTCAGCGCTCTTTCCGATCCATTTCGGCACTTGAGGGCCACATTGAGAGTAATCACCAAGGGTTTAGCAAAACTGAACTTCTGCAGCTGTATAATCCAACCGTACCAAATGGCGATATACCAGGAATAGCACCGTTTATCGCACCGAAAGAAGAGCGGTCATCAGAGACGCCAGAGATTGAAGGTTCTGAAGCAGACAGTCAATTTTCCAATGATTTAGCTGACGGAGGGAATGATACaagtgctgatgatgatgatgaatcgtCTCAGGATTTTAACGTCCCGGATGAAGCTTCGTACTTAGATCCAAATAATAAGTACAAATGTCACCGCTGTCGAGTTGGTTTCTTGAAACAACCGGACCTGAGTAGTCACAACAAGTCATTGCAGCATCGTAAAGGCGACAAATCCAACCAAGCTTTTTCTCTGCAGAAATACTGGGATCCGAACCGACCGTACAAATGCGATGTCTGCAAAGAAAGTTTCACTCAGAAGAATATACTACTGGTACATTACAATTCTGTATCGCATCTCCACAAGTTGAAGCAAAGTTTGAGTGAAACTTCAGAACAAGATGCCAGCTCGGACCAAGGTGACAACAAACCGTACAAGTGTACTCTGTGTAAAGTGTCGTATAGTCAAGCAGCGACACTAGACACACACATGCGGTCTGTGCTTCACCAGAGTCGTGCAGCTAAGCACGAAAGCTCCACATCAGCTGCCGCCCCTGACAACAAAGAAGGCGGCGAGGATCGCGAACGAGACAGGTCCACCACCGAGCAGAGCATAATCAATACCATCATTGAAAACGGACTGGCAGGGAATCCCACATCAGCCCAGCAGTTGCTAACTCAAGCCATGCAAGCGCAAGAAGCTCAAGTAGCCCAGTATCAGCAAATGCAGTTGCAGCAGTTACAGCAGCTACAATTACAGCAATTACAGCAGGCTCATCTACAGCATCATTCTCAGTTACAGCAAGCCCAGGCCTACCTTCAACAGCAGGCATCAAGTGGACATATGGATCTGAATTCAGCGTTACAAATGGAGCTAGCTTTGGCACAACTGGCTGGATATCCCATGCATATGATGTACCCAAATCAAATGTCAACTGCACCTCCCAATGTATTTGCTTGTAATCAATGTGCATCAGTGTTTGTAAGTCAAGAAGCACTTACCCAGCACCAACAGACTTCATGCGGTGCAACAAAAGCTGAAGCACAAGCCCAAGCAGCCGCTGCTCAACAGGCAGAAACTGATCCAAGTAGTGATCCATCTCAAGCGAGGCCACAGAGCGATCCGCAGCAACAGCCACCTCAGTCTGAGAGCCCACCAACACCAATCTCTCCATCCACTATACAAAAACCGATGATGACTGAAGGGTCGAAACGAATCAGGAAATCGCAAGTCCAAAGAAAATTACTGGAAGGTTATGGCTATGATCTGGTACAGCAGTTTAATGAGTCCAGACAAGGCCTTCCTGCGAGCATAGCAGCTGAGGATAAGTACCAATGTGCGCATTGTCGGAGACAGTTCAGCAGCATCTTTGTCTACAAAGCTCACTTAGAAGAGATCCACAAGAAGGTATTACCAAACGAAGAAATTGAGAAATATTCAAAGAAGTTTATGGATATCCTAATAGCAGCTGCAAATGAGGAGAGCGATAGCGATAAGGGTGAAGAAGAGATGGAACAGGACAAATCTGAGAGTGAACGAGAGATAGAACCTAAGAAAGAAGTCGAGGAGAAAGAACTAGAAATGGCTCCAAAGAGTGAAACACCAATGTCTTCAGTGAGTAACGATGATACACAATCCAACACATCAACGGCAGCACAGATGACAGCATCCCAGATTCTTCAGCAAGCGCAGCTTGGAAGTGCGCTTGCAAGTACTCCACCTGTACCTACGTCCTCTTCTTCACAAGTGATGCCACCTCCTCCATCGCCACAGATGTTTATGGCCAATCCATTCCCATTTGCCATGATGCAGGGTTCAGCTATGCAGGGGTATCCAAGTGTACCTGTTCATCCAATGCAGGCTTCAGTAGCAGGAGCACATACCCCCAACATCCCCGCTATGCAGGCCGTGCAGTACATAGATCCAAACTACATGCAGAAATCCAATAAACGTGCACGCACCCGCATCAGCGATGATCAGCTCAAAATCCTCAGAGCTTACTTTAACATCAATAACTCGCCAACGGAAGAACAGATTACAGAAATGTCGGATAAATCTGGTCTTCCCCAGAAAGTCATCAAACACTGGTTCCGTAACACTCTGTTTAAGGAGAGACAACGTAATAAAGATTCACCATATAACTTTAACAATCCTCCAACCACTTCATTGCTagatgcaaagaaagaaccaag ACCGATTTCTCCTATCCCAGGATCTCAAAACTCTGGCAGCAGCCGACGCTCAGGACGGACAAGATTTACCGATTACCAAATCAAGGTATTGCAGGAGTTCTTCGAGAACAATGCCTATCCAAAGGATGATGATTTGGACCACCTATCACGCATGCTCAATCTCAGCCCAAGGGTTATCGTAGTATGGTTTCAAAATGCCCGCCAGAAAGCTCGCAAGATCTTTGAAAACCAGCCTCTGAGAGATACTGAAATAGACAACACAGGGAGCACACGGTATAAGAGAACTCCAGGATTGAACTACCAATGCAACAAATGTCTTCTGGTATTCCAGAGATTTTATGAGCTTATACGTCACCAAAAACAACACTGTTTTAAAGATGATGAAAGCTTGCAGAATAGCTCTCAAATCAGTCCACCTTTACGTGTAGGCTCTGAGAGCAGTCAAGGGTCATCCACTAGACCAGCCTCGGAGAGCAGCACAAGTAGCAAAGAGGAAAAAACAGTTAAGACAGAACCGGAAGCGAAATCCGATAAACCGGGAAGTCATCGTGAAGATGGTCCGGTGGTTCATTATCAATGCGAGCAGTGTAGTTTGGTCTTTCCTCACTTCAAACAATGGCAAGAGCATCAGCAGGTTCATATGATGAGCATGGGTATGTTTGGCTCGTACATGTCGCCGCAGCAAATGCAGTCGCCATACAACATGATGTATATGCCATACGAAGCCATGAATGGTATGACGCAAGAACAGTATCTACAATACATGAAAGCTGCAACAGGACAGACTCCGCCAGAAGCCTCACCGTCCAAAGACAGAACATTGTCTGAAGCAAGTGATGATACAGCCATTTCAGCATCAGAAAGCTCAGACCCTCAAGATCCTTCAAAAGACAAGCGTCTACGGACTACAATCTCGCCTGCTCAACTAGACATTTTGTATGCAAAATACCAAGAAGATAGTAATCCCACCAGGCGTATGCTCGATATGATCTCAAAAGAAGTAGGCTTGAAGAAACGAGTTGTCCAAGTTTGGTTCCAGAACACTCGTGCACGAGAACGAAAAGGCCAATTCCGTCTCTCTGCACCGAACCAGACAAGAAAATGTCCATTTTGTCGGGCTCTCTTTAAAGCCAGGACTGCCCTGGAAGCTCATATCAAGATGAGGCATTTTGATCAACAGTTGACTCCGGGCCAGCTAGAGGCCATCTTGTCCCAACCTCCAACTCTAGGAGGTGGGGATTTCCCTCCGTCTTCTCCAGATCCATTTGCAAAACCATTTGCAGATCATGGTTTGCTGGGAAAGAGACCAGAAGAGTGGGTTTATGACGATAATAGCAGAGAGAGTTTTGTAAGTCAGGAAGGAAGATCCCAAGAGCTATTGGCCGAGAGTCCTCCTAAGCATAGGTGGTTAGAAAGCAGAGATGTCCAATTCAAACCACAGCTTGACAGAGATGGTGCACAATCGCCAGAAAAATCTAAAGTATCACCAGAAAAATCTACCAGTAGTCAAGAAGGCAGGAGCCTGGCTGAGAATAATAATGTACATGAAAGTGGCAGTAGTGGGGATGTCCGTGATAAGGTGCCATCTCGAGATGGTAGCGACTTGTCTCCACAGCCAGGCGAAGGGAGTGAAGAGGTGGTGAATTCTGTGTCAAGGGATTCAGATATGATGTCACCAACGAGTAGTACGATGGGGGATGATACTTTTGAGACTACCTTATCTGAAGCTGGTTCCATGGGTCCCAGTGAAGACTCAAATTTAGATGATGTCGAGAGGAGGAGAGAAGCCAATAAACGATATCGTACACAGATGAACCAAGTGCAGCTCAAAGTTCTGAAGCACTGCTTCACCGATTACCGCACGCCAACAATGCACGAGTGCGAGTTGCTAGGGCAGGAAATCGGTCTGCCCAAACGAGTCATCCAGGTGTGGTTTCAAAATGCACGCGCCAAAGACAAGAAGACAAAATGCAATGTCACCAAACACTTTGGCATGATCGGCAGTGGTGGCTCCGATGGGGGACCAGAAAAGTGTGGACTCTGTAATGTGAAGTACTCCATGACGATGTCCGTACGTGACCACGTCTTCACCGAGGTTCATATTCACAACGTGAAAAAGCATATTAACCGAAATATCGAGAAAGAGACTGGAGAGACGAGCAGTTTGGTTTTACCAGTCGCACCCACTGACGGACAACCGCAGACCACACAAAATCCAGAGGCAGCCGTAGCGTCACAAGCACCAACGTCAGAACAACTACAGCAAGCTATGCTCCAACAGAGTATGTTGAATCCAGCAATGGCAGCACAAATGCATGCTTTACAGGCCATGGGAGCACACATGCTGCCTCCACAAGTGGCAGCTATGATGCCTAATGCATCGGCAGGTAAACCAACAGAAGGCGAGAAACCAAAAAAAGACAAGAAAGAAAAGGGCACACCTGAAGAAGAAGCCCAGAGAGCTGCACAAGCCCAACATGCAGCGATGACTGGACAGATGTCGCATCAAGATGCAGCGTTGATGCAGTATCTATATGGTGGCATGGCTCCGTATTATGCCCAGATGCAGATGATGTATCCAATGTATGCAATGGGACAAGAGGCGATGTATGCCTACGACCCAGCTCTACAAGGGTCAGTTCCACCATGA TACTACAAGCCTACGCGGGCGGCTAATCCACACGCAGCTGCCCAACTTCAGGGACTTGGCGCCAAGCCTGGGACTAAAACATCGGCTTCTCCGTCTCCTAAGCCGAGCAGTTCATCAACAACCAAACCTAATTCTGCAGTAAGAGCCAGTAAAGACAAATTCATTCTGTGGCCAAATTCATCGGCAAATCGCTATTTGTGCAGAAAATGC GAACGCGATGTATTCACAGACCGCGACTCTGTTACCTCTCACCAGCTTTCTTCCTGTTACCTCGGACAAGTTGTGAACATTGATGAAACGGTAGAGAAATTGCCCACAAATCGTTTCCTGTGTCAGGTCTGTCCCCGCGAGGCGTTAATTACCGAAGAAGATGTACATAGACATTTGCAAACTCCGAATCATGAGAAAAAAGCAGCAAGACATCGAGCATTGTCCTCCGCTAGCAGCAGTAGCAGAAGTAGCAAGCCAAGTACCGAGTCCTCATCGTCTGACAAGTCAACATAA